The following proteins are co-located in the Seriola aureovittata isolate HTS-2021-v1 ecotype China chromosome 7, ASM2101889v1, whole genome shotgun sequence genome:
- the wu:fe05a04 gene encoding zinc finger protein 668 isoform X1, which translates to MSIEYTIDIQLTELGFPDILQPQETSVRETPSHSPTSLSSTHKQRLLSADGKEAGAAKQTSNIQQTIVFSAPPQSETSSCKSLTPAHSLQDEQAVKGTACLELSEPTVDDPTAGLVTTDGPQLKPEEDGEEEACDGVTAQDSSTDVQHDVEDDSEDSEVSDVYEEEEVEEEDDYEEEEGQNNESSHSGNYRCSVCDLQLPSKFKLQDHMNLHTGARPYCCAECGKRFCQIYNYRVHLRTHAQTKVDRLVCRICLVGFTSQEDLKDHLSKTHFEDEFYECDLCKRVFTSLKACEYHVKLHKCMLDVVCEICGRNFSSPKSLARHRRKTCRSSFKCTDCTQTFTKKNALLKHSFSHLGLLPYTCVRCHCHFRLAKLYRQHKCEPERIHCVACLREFVSQVDFQQHKKDTGCWGSQGSKGDEIRCLECGERFDSPEELKKHAGAHQRVLKCAECGKGFRSALLLMSHMGGHAGKSPCLCQICGLGFPHQQNYDSHLKTCGQTPQPVSAPKKRQTTKSSSDKKETKKLNEKPDSSHPANTDTMSAAAPAAPVEDPVTPDLVQEGVSTGPSDGLWKLTLDKQPPPGVKLVLFLPVCPTQTNGSGTPQTVPVSSMEVQPQASLSPVSSNGHLELGAPLDTPLDLVTRIKQDPECEAPLDLSKKCNSSTSALRDIPLCAIKNEPEDFEISGEANREEFKGSDSKVIIKTNPGESEVKMGPMNLSTLSTSSELIMDIKTEPPSSGSDVDLWSSRSCQLTDWKSEKEIKMEVDISHPACTDKEK; encoded by the exons ATGTCCATTGAATACACCATTGATATCCAGCTAACAGAGTTGGGATTTCCGGATATCCTGCAGCCACAGGAGACCTCGGTCAGAGAAACACCCAGTCACTCTCCCACTTCACTttcaagcacacacaaacaaagactaCTGTCAGCTGATGGCaaagaagcaggagcagcaaaACAGACCTCAAATATACAACAGACTATAGTGTTTTCTGCACCACCTCAGTCAGAAACATCATCTTGCAAAAGCCTAACTCCTGCGCACAGTCTACAAGATGAACAAGCTGTCAAAGGCACTGCATGTCTTGAGCTGTCAGAGCCCACAGTAGATGATCCCACCGCTGGACTGGTAACCACAGACGGTCCACAGCTAAAACCTGAGGAGGACGGAGAGGAAGAGGCCTGTGATGGAGTCACTGCACAAGACAGTTCAACAGACGTGCAGCATGATGTGGAGGATGACTCGGAGGACAGTGAAGTTTCAGATGTgtatgaggaagaagaggtagaggaggaggatgattatgaggaagaggaagggcaAAACAATG AGTCGAGTCATTCAGGCAACTACCGCTGCAGCGTCTGTGATCTCCAGCTGCCCTCCAAATTCAAGCTCCAGGACCACATGAACTTGCACACTGGGGCTCGCCCGTATTGCTGTGCTGAATGTGGGAAGCGCTTCTGCCAGATTTACAACTACCGTGTCCACCTGCGCACACACGCCCAGACCAAAGTGGATCGTCTCGTGTGCCGCATCTGTCTGGTGGGCTTTACATCACAGGAGGATCTGAAGGACCACCTGTCAAAAACTCACTTTGAGGATGAGTTTTACGAGTGTGACCTCTGCAAACGTGTGTTTACTTCCTTGAAGGCATGTGAATATCATGTGAAGTTACATAAATGTATGCTGGATGTTGTATGTGAAATATGTGGCCGTAATTTCTCCTCTCCTAAATCCCTTGCGCGCCACCGGCGGAAGACGTGCCGCAGCAGTTTTAAATGCACAGACTGCACACAGACCTTCACCAAGAAGAATGCTCTCCTGAAACACAGCTTCTCCCATCTTGGTTTGTTGCCTTACACCTGTGTACGATGCCACTGCCACTTCCGTTTGGCAAAGCTGTACCGCCAACACAAGTGTGAACCTGAGCGCATTCACTGTGTGGCATGTCTGAGAGAGTTTGTCAGTCAGGTGGACTTCCAGCAGCACAAAAAGGATACAGGCTGCTGGGGCAGCCAGGGATCGAAAGGGGACGAGATCAGATGCTTGGAGTGCGGGGAGAGGTTTGACAGTCCAGAAGAGCTGAAGAAACATGCCGGCGCTCACCAGAGGGTGCTGAAATGTGCTGAGTGTGGGAAGGGTTTCCGGTCAGCCTTGCTGTTAATGTCCCACATGGGCGGTCATGCCGGCAAATCACCCTGCCTTTGTCAGATCTGTGGACTGGGCTTTCCCCACCAGCAGAACTATGACAGCCACCTCAAGACCTGTGGACAAACACCCCAGCCTGTG AGTGCTCCCAAGAAACGTCAGACCACAAAGAGCTCTTCagacaaaaaagagacaaaaaagcTCAATGAAAAACCAGACTCATCACatccagcaaacacagacactatgtctgctgctgctcctgctgcaccAGTTGAAGACCCTGTTACTCCAGACCTTGTGCAAGAGGGTGTGTCCACTGGTCCATCAGACGGGTTATGGAAGCTAACACTTGACAAACAACCTCCTCCTGGTGTTAAACTTGTCTTGTTTCTTCCAGTCTGTCCAACTCAAACCAATGGCTCTGGAACCCCTCAGACGGTGCCAGTTTCATCCATGGAAGTCCAGCCCCAAGCGTCTCTCTCACCTGTTTCAAGTAATGGACACCTTGAACTTGGAGCGCCGCTAGACACCCCTCTTGATTTGGTAACTAGGATTAAACAGGATCCAGAATGTGAAGCACCTTTGGATTTGTCTAAGAAGTGTAACTCATCTACATCTGCTCTGAGGGACATTCCTCTTTGTGCTATTAAAAATGAGCCAGAAGACTTTGAAATCTCAGGCGAAGCTAACAGAGAAGAATTTAAAGGCAGTGATAGCAAAgtcattattaaaacaaatcCAGGAGAGTCGGAGGTAAAAATGGGTCCCATGAATCTCTCCACTCTTAGTACATCCTCTGAACTAATAATGGATATTAAGACAGAGCCTCCGTCTTCTGGCTCTGATGTCGATTTATGGTCATCCAGATCCTGCCAGCTGACAGACTGGAAGTCAGAGAAAGAAATTAAGATGGAGGTTGACATTTCACACCCTGCCTGTACTGACAAGGAGAAATGA
- the wu:fe05a04 gene encoding zinc finger protein 668 isoform X2, with protein MSIEYTIDIQLTELGFPDILQPQETSVRETPSHSPTSLSSTHKQRLLSADGKEAGAAKQTSNIQQTIVFSAPPQSETSSCKSLTPAHSLQDEQAVKGTACLELSEPTVDDPTAGLVTTDGPQLKPEEDGEEEACDGVTAQDSSTDVQHDVEDDSEDSEVSDVYEEEEVEEEDDYEEEEGQNNESSHSGNYRCSVCDLQLPSKFKLQDHMNLHTGARPYCCAECGKRFCQIYNYRVHLRTHAQTKVDRLVCRICLVGFTSQEDLKDHLSKTHFEDEFYECDLCKRVFTSLKACEYHVKLHKCMLDVVCEICGRNFSSPKSLARHRRKTCRSSFKCTDCTQTFTKKNALLKHSFSHLGLLPYTCVRCHCHFRLAKLYRQHKCEPERIHCVACLREFVSQVDFQQHKKDTGCWGSQGSKGDEIRCLECGERFDSPEELKKHAGAHQRVLKCAECGKGFRSALLLMSHMGGHAGKSPCLCQICGLGFPHQQNYDSHLKTCGQTPQPVSAPKKRQTTKSSSDKKETKKLNEKPDSSHPANTDTMSAAAPAAPVEDPVTPDLVQEVCPTQTNGSGTPQTVPVSSMEVQPQASLSPVSSNGHLELGAPLDTPLDLVTRIKQDPECEAPLDLSKKCNSSTSALRDIPLCAIKNEPEDFEISGEANREEFKGSDSKVIIKTNPGESEVKMGPMNLSTLSTSSELIMDIKTEPPSSGSDVDLWSSRSCQLTDWKSEKEIKMEVDISHPACTDKEK; from the exons ATGTCCATTGAATACACCATTGATATCCAGCTAACAGAGTTGGGATTTCCGGATATCCTGCAGCCACAGGAGACCTCGGTCAGAGAAACACCCAGTCACTCTCCCACTTCACTttcaagcacacacaaacaaagactaCTGTCAGCTGATGGCaaagaagcaggagcagcaaaACAGACCTCAAATATACAACAGACTATAGTGTTTTCTGCACCACCTCAGTCAGAAACATCATCTTGCAAAAGCCTAACTCCTGCGCACAGTCTACAAGATGAACAAGCTGTCAAAGGCACTGCATGTCTTGAGCTGTCAGAGCCCACAGTAGATGATCCCACCGCTGGACTGGTAACCACAGACGGTCCACAGCTAAAACCTGAGGAGGACGGAGAGGAAGAGGCCTGTGATGGAGTCACTGCACAAGACAGTTCAACAGACGTGCAGCATGATGTGGAGGATGACTCGGAGGACAGTGAAGTTTCAGATGTgtatgaggaagaagaggtagaggaggaggatgattatgaggaagaggaagggcaAAACAATG AGTCGAGTCATTCAGGCAACTACCGCTGCAGCGTCTGTGATCTCCAGCTGCCCTCCAAATTCAAGCTCCAGGACCACATGAACTTGCACACTGGGGCTCGCCCGTATTGCTGTGCTGAATGTGGGAAGCGCTTCTGCCAGATTTACAACTACCGTGTCCACCTGCGCACACACGCCCAGACCAAAGTGGATCGTCTCGTGTGCCGCATCTGTCTGGTGGGCTTTACATCACAGGAGGATCTGAAGGACCACCTGTCAAAAACTCACTTTGAGGATGAGTTTTACGAGTGTGACCTCTGCAAACGTGTGTTTACTTCCTTGAAGGCATGTGAATATCATGTGAAGTTACATAAATGTATGCTGGATGTTGTATGTGAAATATGTGGCCGTAATTTCTCCTCTCCTAAATCCCTTGCGCGCCACCGGCGGAAGACGTGCCGCAGCAGTTTTAAATGCACAGACTGCACACAGACCTTCACCAAGAAGAATGCTCTCCTGAAACACAGCTTCTCCCATCTTGGTTTGTTGCCTTACACCTGTGTACGATGCCACTGCCACTTCCGTTTGGCAAAGCTGTACCGCCAACACAAGTGTGAACCTGAGCGCATTCACTGTGTGGCATGTCTGAGAGAGTTTGTCAGTCAGGTGGACTTCCAGCAGCACAAAAAGGATACAGGCTGCTGGGGCAGCCAGGGATCGAAAGGGGACGAGATCAGATGCTTGGAGTGCGGGGAGAGGTTTGACAGTCCAGAAGAGCTGAAGAAACATGCCGGCGCTCACCAGAGGGTGCTGAAATGTGCTGAGTGTGGGAAGGGTTTCCGGTCAGCCTTGCTGTTAATGTCCCACATGGGCGGTCATGCCGGCAAATCACCCTGCCTTTGTCAGATCTGTGGACTGGGCTTTCCCCACCAGCAGAACTATGACAGCCACCTCAAGACCTGTGGACAAACACCCCAGCCTGTG AGTGCTCCCAAGAAACGTCAGACCACAAAGAGCTCTTCagacaaaaaagagacaaaaaagcTCAATGAAAAACCAGACTCATCACatccagcaaacacagacactatgtctgctgctgctcctgctgcaccAGTTGAAGACCCTGTTACTCCAGACCTTGTGCAAGAGG TCTGTCCAACTCAAACCAATGGCTCTGGAACCCCTCAGACGGTGCCAGTTTCATCCATGGAAGTCCAGCCCCAAGCGTCTCTCTCACCTGTTTCAAGTAATGGACACCTTGAACTTGGAGCGCCGCTAGACACCCCTCTTGATTTGGTAACTAGGATTAAACAGGATCCAGAATGTGAAGCACCTTTGGATTTGTCTAAGAAGTGTAACTCATCTACATCTGCTCTGAGGGACATTCCTCTTTGTGCTATTAAAAATGAGCCAGAAGACTTTGAAATCTCAGGCGAAGCTAACAGAGAAGAATTTAAAGGCAGTGATAGCAAAgtcattattaaaacaaatcCAGGAGAGTCGGAGGTAAAAATGGGTCCCATGAATCTCTCCACTCTTAGTACATCCTCTGAACTAATAATGGATATTAAGACAGAGCCTCCGTCTTCTGGCTCTGATGTCGATTTATGGTCATCCAGATCCTGCCAGCTGACAGACTGGAAGTCAGAGAAAGAAATTAAGATGGAGGTTGACATTTCACACCCTGCCTGTACTGACAAGGAGAAATGA
- the si:ch211-79k12.2 gene encoding endothelial zinc finger protein induced by tumor necrosis factor alpha isoform X1 produces the protein MDKDKCTDIHGPCSWMEMHQYIGDLITSGNTSKDQPDVLNAVWGMTGGDAVALGFKGPSLEPLPHPPLAQDKTGAEPGRHIQPGATQSKGDARHRREDLHHACTCPGCPYSSSPPSFETLKPRQSLSSPPCSDGVCRPKDLSSTAPMSLSVCLPDTTVQSSTTTSELETGTSSRLQGEDADRGSQSPDQNSETTPSRTSSGSLSTLSMFPCLCCHRGLQTCTQILGHQDSTDSPFSHTHAHHHFHHHHCPITSCFSCPQLAHSHSSQLSGPFPCFPCQRSFPTCSQVCHHQNRQTQQQEERGRASVTMLSLHPCMHCSASFSRPSQLLQHQRSEHAHKPSGFLCTECGRAFNSHSNLRIHLNVHTGARPYTCSDCGKSFSQSGALKIHRRIHTGERPYSCGFCGRGFPHLAGVRAHQRTHTGEKPYRCNQCGKCFTQSGALKIHTRIHTGERPFICSLCGKGFSNRSGIRFHSRTVHGLTSEHAGEAGAGVTYRGAAGRGYPPGHPKTFPSASVGLNTLNRPDSDSRTAPNSRDPPASTAAQSEARNPGSNREGLLYACEDCGLRFKDAPSRNRHQTLVHYSSDGREEEGGAEERVKHK, from the exons ATGGACAAAGACAAGTGTACCGACATT CATGGTCCATGCTCCTGGATGGAGATGCATCAGTACATCGGTGACCTTATCACATCTGGAAACACCTCCAAGGATCAGCCAGATGTGCTAAATGCAGTGTGGGGCATGACTGGTGGTGACGCTGTTGCTCTGGGGTTCAAAGGTCCTTCACTTGAGCCTCTACCACATCCTCCACTTGCTCAGGACAAGACAGGGGCAGAGCCAGGCCGGCACATCCAGCCTGGGGCAACACAGAGCAAGGGAGACGCCAGACACAGAAGAGAAG ATTTGCATCATGCCTGTACCTGCCCTGGCTGCCCTTACTCCTCTTCCCCACCTTCCTTTGAGACTTTAAAACCCAGACAGTCTTTGTCCTCACCGCCATGCTCCGATGGAGTATGCCGCCCCAAAGACCTTAGCAGTACTGCTCCAATGAGCCTCAGTGTGTGCCTACCGGACACCACTGTACAAAGCAGCACCACTACATCTGAGTTGGAGACCGGAACGTCCAGCAGACTGCAGGGGGAGGATGCGGACAGAGGGTCTCAGAGCCCAGACCAGAACTCAGAGACTACTCCGTCCAGAACGTCCTCAGGCTCCTTGTCCACTCTCTCCATGTTTCCCTGCTTGTGTTGCCACCGTGGCCTCCAGACGTGCACCCAGATCCTCGGCCACCAAGACAGCACAGACTCCCCATTTTCTCACACCCATGCACATCATCACTTTCATCACCACCACTGCCCTATAACCTCTTGTTTTTCCTGTCCTCAGCTTGCCCACTCTcactcctctcagctctctGGTCCTTTTCCCTGCTTTCCTTGCCAGCGCTCCTTTCCTACCTGTTCTCAGGTCTGCCACCAccagaacagacaaacacagcaacaagaggagagaggcagggcATCTGTGACCATGTTGTCGCTGCATCCTTGTATGCACTGCTCTGCTTCCTTTTCAAGACCATCCCAGCTACTCCAGCACCAGCGCTCTGAGCATGCCCACAAACCGTCTGGTTTCCTCTGCACAGAGTGCGGCAGGGCCTTTAACTCGCACAGCAACCTCCGCATTCACCTCAATGTGCACACTGGTGCCCGGCCCTACACCTGCTCCGACTGTGGGAAGAGTTTTAGCCAGTCAGGGGCTCTGAAGATCCACAGGCGCATTCACACAGGAGAAAGGCCATATTCTTGTGGATTTTGCGGCAGGGGGTTTCCCCATCTAGCAGGGGTCCGGGCCCACCAGAGGACCCACACTGGAGAGAAGCCCTACCGCTGCAACCAGTGTGGGAAATGTTTCACCCAGTCTGGAGCTTTGAAAATCCACACCCGTatccacacaggagagaggccCTTTATCTGCAGCCTCTGTGGGAAAGGCTTCTCTAACCGCTCCGGGATCCGCTTCCACTCCCGCACAGTCCACGGGCTGACTTCTGAACAtgctggagaagctggagctggGGTTACATATCGTGGAGCAGCAGGCCGTGGCTATCCACCTGGGCATCCCAAGACTTTTCCTTCTGCCAGTGTTGGCCTAAATACACTTAACAGGCCAGATAGCGACTCACGTACAGCTCCGAACTCCAGAGATCCTCCTGCTTCAACTGCTGCTCAGTCTGAGGCAAGAAACCCTGGCAGTAACAGAGAGGGCCTTCTGTATGCATGTGAAGACTGTGGCCTACGTTTTAAAGATGCCCCGTCCAGGAACAGACACCAGACTCTGGTGCACTACTCCTCTgatgggagagaggaagaaggggggGCAGAGGAAAGAGTTAAGCACAAATGA
- the si:ch211-79k12.2 gene encoding endothelial zinc finger protein induced by tumor necrosis factor alpha isoform X2: MEMHQYIGDLITSGNTSKDQPDVLNAVWGMTGGDAVALGFKGPSLEPLPHPPLAQDKTGAEPGRHIQPGATQSKGDARHRREDLHHACTCPGCPYSSSPPSFETLKPRQSLSSPPCSDGVCRPKDLSSTAPMSLSVCLPDTTVQSSTTTSELETGTSSRLQGEDADRGSQSPDQNSETTPSRTSSGSLSTLSMFPCLCCHRGLQTCTQILGHQDSTDSPFSHTHAHHHFHHHHCPITSCFSCPQLAHSHSSQLSGPFPCFPCQRSFPTCSQVCHHQNRQTQQQEERGRASVTMLSLHPCMHCSASFSRPSQLLQHQRSEHAHKPSGFLCTECGRAFNSHSNLRIHLNVHTGARPYTCSDCGKSFSQSGALKIHRRIHTGERPYSCGFCGRGFPHLAGVRAHQRTHTGEKPYRCNQCGKCFTQSGALKIHTRIHTGERPFICSLCGKGFSNRSGIRFHSRTVHGLTSEHAGEAGAGVTYRGAAGRGYPPGHPKTFPSASVGLNTLNRPDSDSRTAPNSRDPPASTAAQSEARNPGSNREGLLYACEDCGLRFKDAPSRNRHQTLVHYSSDGREEEGGAEERVKHK; this comes from the exons ATGGAGATGCATCAGTACATCGGTGACCTTATCACATCTGGAAACACCTCCAAGGATCAGCCAGATGTGCTAAATGCAGTGTGGGGCATGACTGGTGGTGACGCTGTTGCTCTGGGGTTCAAAGGTCCTTCACTTGAGCCTCTACCACATCCTCCACTTGCTCAGGACAAGACAGGGGCAGAGCCAGGCCGGCACATCCAGCCTGGGGCAACACAGAGCAAGGGAGACGCCAGACACAGAAGAGAAG ATTTGCATCATGCCTGTACCTGCCCTGGCTGCCCTTACTCCTCTTCCCCACCTTCCTTTGAGACTTTAAAACCCAGACAGTCTTTGTCCTCACCGCCATGCTCCGATGGAGTATGCCGCCCCAAAGACCTTAGCAGTACTGCTCCAATGAGCCTCAGTGTGTGCCTACCGGACACCACTGTACAAAGCAGCACCACTACATCTGAGTTGGAGACCGGAACGTCCAGCAGACTGCAGGGGGAGGATGCGGACAGAGGGTCTCAGAGCCCAGACCAGAACTCAGAGACTACTCCGTCCAGAACGTCCTCAGGCTCCTTGTCCACTCTCTCCATGTTTCCCTGCTTGTGTTGCCACCGTGGCCTCCAGACGTGCACCCAGATCCTCGGCCACCAAGACAGCACAGACTCCCCATTTTCTCACACCCATGCACATCATCACTTTCATCACCACCACTGCCCTATAACCTCTTGTTTTTCCTGTCCTCAGCTTGCCCACTCTcactcctctcagctctctGGTCCTTTTCCCTGCTTTCCTTGCCAGCGCTCCTTTCCTACCTGTTCTCAGGTCTGCCACCAccagaacagacaaacacagcaacaagaggagagaggcagggcATCTGTGACCATGTTGTCGCTGCATCCTTGTATGCACTGCTCTGCTTCCTTTTCAAGACCATCCCAGCTACTCCAGCACCAGCGCTCTGAGCATGCCCACAAACCGTCTGGTTTCCTCTGCACAGAGTGCGGCAGGGCCTTTAACTCGCACAGCAACCTCCGCATTCACCTCAATGTGCACACTGGTGCCCGGCCCTACACCTGCTCCGACTGTGGGAAGAGTTTTAGCCAGTCAGGGGCTCTGAAGATCCACAGGCGCATTCACACAGGAGAAAGGCCATATTCTTGTGGATTTTGCGGCAGGGGGTTTCCCCATCTAGCAGGGGTCCGGGCCCACCAGAGGACCCACACTGGAGAGAAGCCCTACCGCTGCAACCAGTGTGGGAAATGTTTCACCCAGTCTGGAGCTTTGAAAATCCACACCCGTatccacacaggagagaggccCTTTATCTGCAGCCTCTGTGGGAAAGGCTTCTCTAACCGCTCCGGGATCCGCTTCCACTCCCGCACAGTCCACGGGCTGACTTCTGAACAtgctggagaagctggagctggGGTTACATATCGTGGAGCAGCAGGCCGTGGCTATCCACCTGGGCATCCCAAGACTTTTCCTTCTGCCAGTGTTGGCCTAAATACACTTAACAGGCCAGATAGCGACTCACGTACAGCTCCGAACTCCAGAGATCCTCCTGCTTCAACTGCTGCTCAGTCTGAGGCAAGAAACCCTGGCAGTAACAGAGAGGGCCTTCTGTATGCATGTGAAGACTGTGGCCTACGTTTTAAAGATGCCCCGTCCAGGAACAGACACCAGACTCTGGTGCACTACTCCTCTgatgggagagaggaagaaggggggGCAGAGGAAAGAGTTAAGCACAAATGA